GCAGTAACGGTCGTGAGGAGTTGATgagagtcaagaatgtctttaaggcgagagagatgccattatcaacagctctctgagtttgaacgagattgtgtaatagaactacgagaagctggatgttccgcctgaaattttactataaaaatacagcgagcAGCCACTTTTTttaaatgcgttttatttatgccaatatgcatttcgtgtTTGCACCCATCtacagctggcaaattacatgtatcttcagtttctacagtggtacaatatcgacagcagtttggatgctgcagctggtctgtgcaaaagcaacgattccaatcattacTCGCGGAATTGAAgtaaatgtagaaactgaagatacatgtaatttgccagctgaagatgggtgcaaacccgaaatgcatgttGGCATACATAAAAcgcattttaaaacaagtggctggtcgctgtatttttatagtaaaatattatTATCCACGCCCACGGAGCTCAACAgcccaaatacgagggcagttcaataagtaatgcaacacattttttttctcggccaattttggttgaaaaaaccggaaatttcttgtggaatattttcaaacattcccgcttcgtctcgtccagtttcattgacttccgacaggtggcagcgctgtacggagctgttaaaatggcgtctgtaacggatgtgcgttgcaaacaacgggcagtgatcgagtttcttttggcggaaaaccagggcatctcagatattcataggcgcttgcagaatgtctacggtgatctggcagtggacaaaagcacggtgagtcgttgggcaaagcgtgtgtcatcatcgccgcagggtcaagcaagactgtctgatctcccgcgtgcgggccggccgtgcacagctgtgactcctgcaatggcggagcgtgcgaacacactcgttcgagatgatcgacggatcaccatcaaacaactcagtgctcaacttgacatctctgttggtagtgctgtcacaattgttcaccagttgggatattcaaaggtttgttcccgaacttctccttcttcatgacaacgcaagaccccaCACAAGtcgtcgcacccgagaggagctcacaaaacttcagaggactgttcttcctcatgcaccctacagccccgatctcgcaccgtcggatttccatatgtttggcccaatgaaggacgcaatccgtgggaggcactacgcggatgatgaagaagttattgatgcagtacgacgttggctccgacatcgaccagtggaatggtaccgtgcaggcatacaggccctcatttcaaggtgaatggagattacgttgaaaaatagtttgtgtagctaaaagattggggaataacctggtgtatttcaatgctgaataaaacaacccctgtttcagaaaaaaaatgtgttgcattacttattgaactgccctcgtaaaatggacaaattgttatccgCCTGAAATAGAGAACGatgtggcaggaatgtagcaactgtacgTAGCTGTTGGCAGCAGCTGTGACAGGAATGACCAGGTTACGGACGGTCACATGACATTAGCAAGAGAAAAGACCATCGCGTTCAGCGAATGGTTCTGGCACATCGtagtgtatctgcagcagcaattcgagcagcagttgacaccactatGATACAACGAACACTTACAAAATGGTTACTTCGAGGGCAGCTCCGAGTCAGACACGCTGTTGCGCTCActttactgaccccaaaccaccgccatttgcgacttcggtggtgccaagcgacagctcattggagggcacggtAGGAGTCTGTTGCGAATCCTGACGGAAGCGGGTTCTGCCACGCTCGCAGCGACGGCAGTGTTCTGGTCAGAAGGCGTCCAGGTGAGGGCCAGCAACCAAGCTGTCTGCgttctggagttacggtctggagcGCGGGCTCATACGACACCAGGAGCACTATCGCAGTTATCGCACGCACACTGACTGAAAAACTGAACGTCCGTCTGGTGactggacctgttgtgctgccattcatgggggtgttctccaacaggataacgctcgcccacgtaccagcatgctctacagagagtcCACGTGTTATCTTGGACTGCTGGATTACCAGATCTGTCGCCAATCGAGCACAATGTGActtcattggacgacaactccagcctcaTCTACAACCACCATTAgccgtcaatatacagggtgttacaaaaaggtacggccagactttcaggaaacattcctcacacacacaaatcaagaaaaaatgttacgtgtacatgtgtccggaaacgcttaatttccatgttagagctcattttagtttcgtccacctacgctcaatggagcacgttatcatgatttcacacgggatactctaactgtgctgctagaacatgtacctttacaagtacgacacgacatgtggttcatgcatgatgtagctcctgcaaatttcagtcgaagtgttcgtacgcttctcaacaacagattcggtgaccgacggattggtagagacggatcaatgccatggcctccacgctctcctgacctcaaccctctcgattttcatttatgggggcatttgaaagctcttgcctacgcaaccccggtaccaaatgtagagactcttcgtgctcgtactgtggatggctgtgatacaatacgccattctccagggctgcatcagcgcatcagggactccatgcgacggagggtggatgcatgtatcctcgctaacggaggacattttgaacatttcctgtaacaaagtgtttgaagtcacggtggtacctcctcttcctgtgtgtttccattccatgattaatgtgatttgaagaaaagtaataaaacatggaaagtaagcatttccggacacatgtccacataacatattttctttctttgtgagtgaggaatgtttcctgaaagtctggccgtacctttttgtaacaccctgtattgactGATCACGTTCAACAagcatggaacaccatcccacaaactgacattcagcaTGCGTACAACACAGTGAatccatgtttgcattcaacattctgacggttacaccagtTGTTTATGTACCAGCATTTGACTTGTGATCTCATAATATGCTATTCCcagaatttcattactccacattaattacctTCTGCTGTTGCTATCTTTTTCCGTCAGCACTTGTTGCAGCCTTTGTGATTTATCCCACCTCAAAAGAATCAGTATTCTGAGACACAATGCAATCTGTCCATAGCTGATGGTCTGGTGGCCAGCATTCCTGCCTACAGATCACgaggtccggggttcgattcccgactgggttgggaATTCTCTCTGCCCACtaggtgtttgtgttatcatcatcatcaccaccaccaccaccaccaccccccgtGAGTGTGGCTACATTGGATTGTATAAAAATTGGACTTGTAAAAAATTGGGACTTACATCGTCACAATGCAATCTATCATTTCATCTTTACTTGTATGTGATTTACAGGATAAAATTCactacagggatgcagtctttcgaccCTGCTGTTgagtatatacatcgaagaagcaatgacggaaataatagaaaggtttaCGAGAGGGATTGGAATTCAGAGTCAAATGattccaatgataagattcgctgctgaTATTCCTATCCTCTGTGAatgtggaatgaacattctaaagaGAACAGAATATGGACAAATGACacaggaaaaatacaaaaataatgagaagcagcagaaatgagagtcACAAGGCACTTAATACCAAATctggttattacactactggccattaaaaatgctacaccaagaagaaatgcagatggcaaacaagtattcattggacaaatatattatactagaactgacgtgtgattatattttcacgcaattttggtggatagatcctgagaaataagtacccagaacaaccacctctggccattgagtcaaacagagcttggatggcgtgtacagtacagctgtccatgcggcttcaacacaataccacagttcaccaagagtagtgactggcatattgtgatgagccagttgctcggccaccattgaccagacgttttccaatggtgagagatctggagaatgtgctggccatggcagcagtcgaacgttctgtatccagaaagccccgtacaggacctgcaacatgcggtcgtgcattatcctgctgaaatgtagggtttcgcagggatcgaatgaaaggtagagccacgggtcgtaaaacatctgaaatgtaacatccactgttcaaagtgccgtgaatgcgaacaagaggtgaccgagatgtgtaaccaatggcaccccataccatcacgccgggtgatacgtcagtatggcgatgacgaatacaggcttccaatgtgcgttcaccgcaatgttgccgaacacggatgcgaccatcatgatgctgtaaacagtagctggattcataaaaagaaaatgacgttttgtcattcgtgcacccaggttcgtcgtggggtacaccatcgcaggcgctgctgtgtgtgatgcagcgtcaagggtaaccgcagccacagtctccgagctgatagtccgtgctgctgcaaacgttgtcgaactgttcgtgcagatggttgttgtcttgcaaacatccgcatctgtagactcagggatggacacgtggctgcacgatccattacagccatgtggataacatgcctgtcatctcgactgctagcgatacgaggccgtagggatccagcacggcgttccatattaccctcctgaacccaccaattccatattctgctaacagtcgttggatctcgaccaacacgagtagcaatgtctcgatacgataatccgcaatcgcgatagggctagaatcagacctttatcaaagtcggaaacgtgatggtacgcatttctcctccttacacaaggcatcacaacaacgtttcaccaggcaacgccggtcaactgctgtttgtgtatgagaaatcagttggaaagtttcctcatgtcagcacgttgtaggtgtcaccaccggcgccaaccttgtgtgaatgctctggaaactaatcatttgcatatcacagcatcttcttcctgtcggttaaatttcgcgtctgtagcacgtcatcttcgtggtgtggcaattttactggccagtagtgtacggaGTAGCAAAAAGTAGGGAATTcctctaccttggaaacaaaataaccgaAGGCAGACAAAGCCAATAGggcataaaaatcagtagaacagatGAAGAGAGTATTCCTAGCCAGAAGTCtagtgctaagacatcagggactaacttccgtggtactagagggagctgcagagggtaaaaacagacactggaatacatccagcaaataattgaagatgtagattgcaagtgctactctgagatgaagaggtttgcatgggaaaggaatttgtggtggtCCACATTAAACGAATCAGGACGTCGATGAATCAAAAAAATGAATGTAATGATAAACATACTGCTTGTTACTGATTAAGGTGAAATATCATTTCCACATGCTCATGTACAGCGGTGTTAACTCAGATATTTCTAATATGTTAACATACGTGCCACACTAGTGAGATGGCACATGTAAACAGTCGCTGGAGAGCGGATGATGACATCATTGCTGACGACTCTGCGACTAACTGGGTGTCTCACCCTGCTGGTCGCACACACCACAGGGTGTTTAAAAGTCATTACGTCAAAGCTGTAAGTGTGATGGTCACCCCATGGGTAACTACTTTAGTGTAACATGGAATCTTTACTGACTCTGACGCCAAATGTCACTGGCAAGTCTTTACTAGTTCAGGGACAATGTCACTTCACGAAACTAGAAGACTCTACTGTAACCAGGTGTGAACCACACTACTTAACTCAATAAACACCTTGAGTGATTTTTAACAAGGAAAGCTTAAGAATGAGTGGGCAGAGGAAGGTATTTCAAAAGTGAATTGGgaaatttaattttgctgtagctACCCCCTTTTATGCAGGGCACATGGCTGGATTACTGGCAACTCTGCGTTCCTATACCCTGCCGCTTTCAGGGTCATAACTGACACAAAAGGACATTTAGTGTCGCCTGGAAGTGTCAGTGAATATTCTGGTCCCTATCAAAATCTGTTCTTTATACTGTAATCTATAACCCACACACAGATGACAAAAAGatgttgaaacatcctgtatagtgCTGGGACTATGACTAGTCATGAATGTATATTTTGGACCAATCTTTCTcattatttggagcattatttaatTAAAAGTGCACTCAGCACATGATACCACATAATGGTCTGATAATGTGATGTGAATAGCGGTGTCACGTTCTGGTACAACATAAACATGTGCTGCATGTGCAGAAGTGAATTCTCTCTGGGCTCAGAGCTAAATATGCAATCTAGCCATAGAACTGATTTAGCAATAATATACGTAAAGTGAGAATAAAAAAAAGGCTCAGCACTATGTAAGCCTGCATGGTTTAAAGTAATCAAATAGCAGAGATGCTTCTTGATAATGGTGTGCTTATAAATCCTATTTATTTTTGCAAGCTTTGGATGAGAAATATATTCAGATTATTTTCTCAGAATGAAGTTTATCTCTTTCAGCTTACCTTAGTGTTCAGATATATCGCTTCATCTCTCTTTGCTGGCAGCATTACTAAACTAGTTACATTTATGTTTGTACAAATGAATAACTGCAGAATTAATTTAACAatgttttcataatgtggggccacagtcatatttctttgaagtcagtaccgccattagactgtttttatttgcagtgtgtattttaaatacaacagtatgccatcttagggacTGTATAACATTAAATCAGTTGACagtggcactttaaagccgaaatcatgatcgtgtaaatgtaacactccaaataaaaaagtctaatggtggtactgactttaaagtaatTTAACAATACttattaaaaaaacatttttatgtgacACTGTTACGAGTTTTATTTTGACATCTCTATCAACTCCAGGCAGTTCGACAGTGTAGCAAGGTCTAGGGCAGTGTCCCCGTTGTCATCCTCGAGCCCCTTGTCTGCGCCAGACTCAACCAGCATAGCCACCACCTCTTCGTGGCCATTTGCTGCTGCACAGTGCAGTGGCGTCCACCCTCGCTGGCCCCTCACATTGGGGTTATGGGACGACGCCAACAGTAGCCGCACCACTGCCACGTGGCCTTTCTGTGCAGCCAAGTGCAAAGGTATGTCCCCCTTATCGTCTCTGAGCTCTCTGTCTGCGCCTGCCTCCAGCAGCACTGTCACCACGTCTGCATGGCCATTTGCTGCCGCCCAGTGTAATGGTGTCCATCCATTTCCTCCCCTTACATTGGGGTGAGGGGAGGACAACATCAGGAGCTGCACCACAGCTGTGTGGCCCTTTCGCGCAGCCCAGTGTAGAGGCACAGTTTTCCATTTGTCCATCGCTTCCACCCGTGCCCCACTGTCCAGCAGGCACCTCACCGCATCCAGGTACCCCCTTCCCGCCGCCCAGTGCAAGGCAGTTCTCTTGTCCTCATCCTTGGCCTTCACATCTGCACCCGCCGCCAGCAGCACACTCACCACTTCTGCGTGGCCATTTGCTGCAGCACAGTGCAGTGGCGTCCACTCGTGCTGTCCTCTCACGTTGGGATTAGAAGGTGACAGCAGTAGCTGCACCACAGCTGTGTGGCCATTCTGTGCAGCCAAGTGCAAAGGTATGTCTCCCACATCATTTCTGGGCTCTCTGTTTGCTCTTGCCTTCAACAGAATAGTCACCACATCTGCATGGCCACCTGCTGCCGCCCAGTGTAACGGTGTCCATTCATTTGCCCCTCTCCTATTGGGGCGGCGGGAGGACGCCAGCAGTAGCTGCACCACAGCCGCGTGGCCCCCCCGTGCAGCCCAGTGCAGAGGTACAGTATTGTACTTATCCACTACTCGCACCTCTGCTCCTCTGTCCAGGAGAGATTTCACAACCTCCACGTTCCCCCTGCCTGCTGCCCAATGCAAGGCAGTCCTCTCATCCTCGTCTTTGGCCCTTACATCTGCACCCGCTGCCAACAGCACAGTCGCCACCTCCGTGTGGCCATTTGCTGCAGCACAGTGTAGTAGCGTCCGCCCGCGCCGCCCCTTCGCATTAGGCTGAGGAGAGGACGCCAGCAGCAGCCGCAACACGGCCATGTGGCCCCTCTGTGCAGCCAAGTGCAGAGGCGTGTCCCCCTCATCGTCCCTGAGCTCCTTGTCCGCCCCCGTCTCCAGCAGCACAGTCGCCACACTTGGGTAGCCACACACTGCTGCCCAGTGCAGTGGCGTCCACCCACGTTGCCCCTTCACATCGGGGTGAGAGCAAGATGTCACCAGCAGCCGTACAACGGACACGTGGCCCTTCCGGGCAGCCCAGTGGAGAGGAACAGTCTGCCACCTGTCCGTAGCGTCCACCTGCGCTCCACTGTCCAGCAGACACCTCACAGCATCGAGGTATCCTCTTCCCGCTGCCCAGTGTAGGGCAGTCCTCTCGTCCTCATCTTTTgcattcacatctgcacctgctgcCAGCAGCGTCTGAAGTTCAGCCACCGCCCCCTTCTGAGCTGCACGGATCAGGCGACTGTCGTCCTCGTAGCGAGACCACCTCCTGCGCAAAACAATGAAATTCTGTCATTCTACTGAAAACATGCACATCTCATGAACATAAAAATTCGAGAAGTAAAACTGAGGACTGTCACAAATACACAATTtcgtaaaaataaaacataaatctaCATTTCCCTTCTTTCTGTGTAACTGAACTGTCGAGAAGTCTTTACATTAAAATCAATATAAATAGTTGTGCAACATGGCTGCACTCTTCATCCACTAACCACTCTAAACATTTTCACTCCTTTCTTCAAgaaattcaatttttattttgtttcctggcAGAATACTGTTGTTAaccagtgactcaccctgtatgcgtGCGCCAATACTTCCACAGACTTGGCAAACTGACAGACAAAAACAATTATATCTCTACGACAGCAACGAAGTTGAGTCCAGTTTTTGACAAACCTCGTGACAGAGTCTCCTAATAATATTGAACGTTACTGTTTGGGTAGAAACCACCTAAAATAATTAGGATGTTACAATGATGCTAAGTCaattgcactcccccccccccctcaaacacacacatacccactcacacacacgcacccacgcacacacacacttacaagcTAAAGGATTATGACTACTGGCTTAATACCACATTGGTCATCCTTTGGAATGCGTGCAGTTCTCAgtagcatggattcgacaagtctgaCAGTTATCTGGAtgcaactatgtgatcaaaagtcagccagacaccgggctgaaaatgacttacaagtttgtggcgcccactatcggtaatgctggaattcagtatgttgttggcctacccttagccttcatgacagcttccaccctcgcaagcatatgttcaatcagatgctgaaaggtttcttggggaatggcagcccattcttcacggagtgctgcattcaggaggtatcgatgtcgatcggtgaggcctggcacgaagttggcgttccaaaacatcccaaaggtgtcctataggactcatgttaggactctgtgcaggcccgtccattacagggatgttattgtcgtgtaaccactccaccacaggccgtgaattGTGAATGGGTggtcgatcgtgtttaaagatgcaatcgccatccgcaaatagctcttcaacagagggaagcgagAAGGTGTTTAACACATCAATGTAGccttttgctgtgatagtgccacacaaaacaaggggtgccagccctctccatgaaaaacacgaccacaccataacaccacctaatatgaaaacgtatgttttggggagtgtccggatacttttgatcacatagtatgtaTGGCACTATGTTTCTACACTCAGGTtacacaattcccataaattatgggcCAGTGGTTTGTGGGCATGGAAGTGACACCTGACAGACTCACACATGTGCAATTTGGCCATGATATAGACAAAAGTTCATTATCGTGCTCCTCACACCTCTGTAGGGGAATGTGGCCTTACATTATGGACAGTTATCCTTCGTAAGATGTCATCGACGTTGGGGAAGCTGCAAGTTAGAAGGGCTGCAGATGGTGTGGAATAATGTTCACACCATCTGTAGCTGTCatggtctaccgtatcttccttcaccgtcggcgttgtcgttgttaccgtgagacaccgttataccaagaggaaaggcgcgtcgatcttcgagcatgagatatgatgaccttaagccattgacaacacacaacggtcacggtagcacctgattccagaatagctgcagtagctaagatctacgaactaccccctgttgaccaggtccccaaaacgtaactcgtaacgagatcccttcaaagcaaattgtcataacgatcgtctataaaggcttcgtacaacgagaagaaatgttacggttgatggaataataacagatacgaccaaactgtcttgtctcttctgctttatttaacataacttcgttcacagtttcatttcgcattcaccactcattcaccgaaaccctttgatgaacagttttggttgcttaacaccaacagtcaatgataatgatacagcttttctcctttttataaattgaagcccgctctccgtgatataataaaaaaaaccggtctcaataccgcgtccctcgtgagatgcgaatagacttatcccggaattgaccgccctgtaggtgtactcaatttaatgaccacacttcgctgtccgctatttcgcgtaactgaatgtccatttgttagtctgattatacactgtagctatttaaaattcgcccctatatttttcacaacacacaattagcacttcgttacttatttgtttttttctaagagtaaacggaaaaaaagtcgacataaagcaaaacagcttaatatgcccaattttacctcttcttatagaatcggctaccttactcattaatttactacatattgtttccaataacactaaacaggtatcgccgttatattgtaattgtattcaaaagaatgttactactattatggccaaccaaatcgtcacaaatcgcgcggcgtgcgtttttaatgataactttacgctattcgaTTTCCGTTagagctatcttgactcgtaatgttacaatggTACCTCTCACTAGTATCACAGGTCAAATGAAAGACCAGGTGATTGTTCCTGGTAAGATAATATTACCTCCACCTGCATATATCTGTAATGTGGCTTGTGTTTCGAGGACGCATTGCCCTAGATGACGGCTTATCCAAACAGTGACATCGACCTGTTGCATCAAGAGAGGTGTTTAATCAGACCAGGCCCCACGTTTTCATCGACCCACGGTTTGCTCTCTATGACCCTGTGCGCACTGCAATGTCACTGGGCAAGAATGAAAAAACACAGGGATCAAATGCTGCAAGGTCCCATCTTTAGCAATGAGTGCTGAATGGCAAACTTGCCCCTGCACCAGTACTATACtccatcatcagatctgccacaatcgccgcctatcctgcttgaCTAGAGTGGGGAAGCCGCAAACTTCACAGTCATGTCCAGCACCTTGCTGCCTGCTCGAGGTTTCACTGTCCTTGAACCACTGttcatgcactcctggaaattgaaataagaacaccgtgaattcattgtcccaggaaggggaaactttattgacacattcctggggtcagatacatcacatgatcacactgacagaaccacaggcacatagacacaggcaacagagcatgcacaatgtcggcactagtacagtgtatatccacctttcgcagcaatgcaggctgctattctcccatggagacgatcgtagagatgctggatgtagtcctgtggaacggcttgccatgccatttccacctggcgcctcagttggaccagcgttcgtgctggacgtgcagaccgcgtgagacgacgcttcatccagtcccaaacatgctcaatgggggacacatccggagatcttgctggccagggtagttgacttacaccttctagagcacgttgggtggcacgggatacatgcggacgtgcattttcctgttggaacagcaagttcccttgccagtctaggaatggtagaacgatgggttcgatgacggtttggatgtaccgtgcactattaagtgtcccctcgacgatcaccagtggtatacggccagcgtaggagatcgctccccacaccatgatgccgggtgttggcctcggtcgtatgcagtcctgattgtggcgctcacctgcacggcgccaaacacgcatacgaccatcattggcaccaaggcagaagccactctcatcgctgaagacgacacgtctccattcgtccctccattcacgcctgtcgcgacaccactggaggcgggctgcacgatgttggggcgtgagcggaagacggcctaacggtgtgcgggaccgtagcccagcttcatggagatggttgcgaatggtcctcgccgataccccaggagctacagtgtccctaatttgctgggaagtggcggtgcggtcccctacggcactgagtaggatcctacggtcttggcgtgcatccgtgcgtcgctgcggtccggtcccaggtcgatgggcacgtgcaccttccgccgaccactggcgacaacatcgatgtactgtggagacctcacgccccacgtgttgagcaattcggcggtacgtccacccggcctcccgcatgcccactatacgccctcgctcaaagtccgtcaactgcacatacgtttcacgtccacgctgtcgcgacatgctaccagtgttaaagactgcgatggagctccgtatgccacggcaaactggctgacactgacggcggcggtgcacaaatgctgcgcagctagcgccattcgacggccaacaccgcggttcctggtgtgtccgctgtgccgtgcgtgtgatcattgcttgtacagccctctcgcagtgtccggagcaagtatggtgggtccgacacagcggtgtcaatgtgttctttttttcgtttccaggagtgtatatactcatgAAAGTAGCATGTAAAACAGCTCAAAAACCTTGCCATTCCCGAGATGGTTGTTCCCAAATGCTTGGTCACAACAGTCTGCCCTTTTTTTAAAATCACT
Above is a window of Schistocerca cancellata isolate TAMUIC-IGC-003103 chromosome 11, iqSchCanc2.1, whole genome shotgun sequence DNA encoding:
- the LOC126108371 gene encoding ankyrin-1-like; translation: MDGRVAPSNRRHRDRGRTSAAAAPPAAVRQTTSSSDSAISHTQRWSRYEDDSRLIRAAQKGAVAELQTLLAAGADVNAKDEDERTALHWAAGRGYLDAVRCLLDSGAQVDATDRWQTVPLHWAARKGHVSVVRLLVTSCSHPDVKGQRGWTPLHWAAVCGYPSVATVLLETGADKELRDDEGDTPLHLAAQRGHMAVLRLLLASSPQPNAKGRRGRTLLHCAAANGHTEVATVLLAAGADVRAKDEDERTALHWAAGRGNVEVVKSLLDRGAEVRVVDKYNTVPLHWAARGGHAAVVQLLLASSRRPNRRGANEWTPLHWAAAGGHADVVTILLKARANREPRNDVGDIPLHLAAQNGHTAVVQLLLSPSNPNVRGQHEWTPLHCAAANGHAEVVSVLLAAGADVKAKDEDKRTALHWAAGRGYLDAVRCLLDSGARVEAMDKWKTVPLHWAARKGHTAVVQLLMLSSPHPNVRGGNGWTPLHWAAANGHADVVTVLLEAGADRELRDDKGDIPLHLAAQKGHVAVVRLLLASSHNPNVRGQRGWTPLHCAAANGHEEVVAMLVESGADKGLEDDNGDTALDLATLSNCLELIEMSK